From a region of the Pongo abelii isolate AG06213 chromosome 9, NHGRI_mPonAbe1-v2.0_pri, whole genome shotgun sequence genome:
- the LOC129048990 gene encoding tripartite motif-containing protein 64C-like yields the protein MVLTNIFFSLSVDNALSTEMTPCYISLSEDVRHVIFGDDHLSAPMDLQGVESFAVWGAQAFTSGKHYWEVDVTHSSNWILGVCRDSRTADTSIVFDSDETFFSISSKRSNHYSLSTNSPPLIQYVQRPQGRVGVFLDYDNGSVSFFDVSKGSLIYDFPPSSFSSPLRPFFCFGCT from the coding sequence ATGGTACtcactaatatatttttttccttgtcagtGGATAATGCTCTGAGCACGGAAATGACTCCTTGCTATATAAGCCTTTCTGAGGATGTGAGACATGTGATATTTGGAGATGACCATCTCAGTGCACCCATGGATCTCCAGGGAGTGGAGAGCTTTGCTGTGTGGGGAGCGCAAGCATTCACCTCCGGCAAGCATTACTGGGAAGTGGATGTGACCCACTCCTCCAATTGGATTCTGGGAGTCTGTCGAGATTCCAGGACAGCAGATACCAGTATCGTTTTTGATTCtgatgaaacatttttttcaatttcctcaAAGAGGAGCAATCACTATAGTCTCTCCACCAACTCTCCACCTTTAATTCAGTATGTGCAAAGGCCTCAGGGTCGGGTTGGGGTGTTTCTGGATTATGATAATGGATCTGTGAGTTTTTTTGATGTTTCTAAAGGTTCTCTTATCTAtgattttcctccttcctccttctcttcccctctgaggcctttcttttgctttggttgtACATGA